The following are from one region of the Lacinutrix sp. Bg11-31 genome:
- a CDS encoding acyl-CoA carboxylase subunit beta, with translation MDIDFNKNEDYNKLLLSDLRNRFAKVKLGGGQKRIDKHHEKGKLTARERIDYLLDKKRKSIEIGAFVGDGMYEEHGGCPSGGVVIKIGYVSGKQCIVVANDATVKAGAWFPITGKKNLRAQEIAIENRLPIIYLVDSAGVYLPLQDEIFPDKEHFGRIFRNNAIMSSMGITQIAAVMGSCVAGGAYLPIMSDEALIVDKTGSIFLAGSYLVKAAIGETIDNETLGGATTHCEVSGVTDYKAKDDKDALDTIKRLIDKIGDYDKAGYNRVDAIKPKENPEDIYGILPKSRADQYNMLDIISRLVDNGDYDEYKAGYGKTIITAYARIDGWAVGIVANQRKLVKTKSGEMQFGGVIYNDSADKATRFIANCNQKKIPLVFLQDVTGFMVGSKSEHGGIIKDGAKMVNAVSNSVVPKFTIIIGNSYGAGNYAMCGKAYDPRLIVAWPSAELAVMSGNSAAKVLLQIEKASLLKKGEKITPEKEEELFSKIKNRYDNQVSPYYAASRLWTDAIIDPLDTRTWISMGIEAANHAPIEKPFNMGVLQV, from the coding sequence ATGGATATCGATTTTAATAAAAACGAAGATTATAATAAATTACTATTATCTGATTTACGTAACCGCTTTGCAAAAGTAAAATTAGGAGGTGGACAAAAACGAATTGATAAACATCACGAAAAAGGTAAACTTACAGCAAGAGAACGTATTGATTATCTTTTAGATAAAAAACGTAAAAGCATTGAAATTGGAGCTTTTGTTGGTGATGGTATGTACGAAGAACATGGTGGTTGCCCTTCTGGAGGTGTTGTAATAAAAATAGGTTATGTAAGTGGCAAACAATGTATTGTTGTTGCTAATGATGCTACAGTAAAAGCTGGTGCATGGTTTCCTATTACTGGAAAAAAGAACTTACGTGCTCAAGAAATTGCAATAGAAAACAGACTTCCAATAATTTATTTGGTAGATAGTGCTGGTGTATATTTACCTTTACAAGACGAGATATTTCCAGACAAAGAACATTTTGGTCGTATTTTTAGAAACAACGCTATAATGAGTAGTATGGGAATTACCCAAATTGCTGCTGTTATGGGAAGTTGTGTTGCTGGTGGTGCTTATTTACCAATTATGAGTGATGAAGCTCTTATTGTAGATAAAACTGGAAGTATTTTTTTAGCAGGAAGTTACCTTGTAAAAGCTGCTATTGGAGAGACTATAGATAACGAAACTTTAGGAGGTGCAACAACACATTGTGAAGTTTCTGGAGTTACAGATTATAAGGCAAAAGACGATAAAGATGCTTTAGATACTATAAAGCGTTTAATAGATAAAATTGGAGATTACGATAAAGCTGGTTATAACCGTGTTGATGCAATTAAACCTAAGGAAAACCCTGAAGATATTTATGGTATTCTGCCAAAATCGAGAGCAGACCAATACAATATGCTTGATATTATTTCTCGATTAGTAGATAATGGAGATTACGATGAATACAAAGCTGGCTACGGAAAAACCATTATTACTGCTTATGCAAGAATAGATGGTTGGGCTGTTGGTATTGTTGCCAACCAAAGAAAGTTAGTAAAAACCAAGAGTGGAGAAATGCAATTTGGTGGTGTAATTTATAATGATAGTGCAGATAAAGCGACACGTTTTATTGCTAATTGTAATCAGAAAAAAATACCATTAGTATTCTTACAAGATGTTACTGGTTTTATGGTTGGTAGTAAAAGTGAACATGGTGGTATTATTAAAGATGGAGCAAAAATGGTAAATGCCGTTAGTAACTCTGTAGTTCCAAAATTCACAATTATTATAGGAAATAGTTATGGAGCAGGAAACTATGCTATGTGTGGTAAAGCTTACGATCCTAGATTAATTGTGGCTTGGCCAAGTGCAGAACTAGCTGTAATGAGTGGAAACTCTGCTGCTAAAGTATTACTTCAAATTGAAAAAGCTTCTTTATTGAAAAAAGGAGAAAAAATTACGCCTGAAAAAGAAGAAGAATTATTCTCTAAGATTAAAAATAGATACGATAATCAAGTATCTCCTTATTATGCAGCGTCTCGATTATGGACAGATGCAATTATAGATCCTTTAGATACCAGAACTTGGATTTCTATGGGAATTGAAGCTGCTAACCATGCTCCTATTGAGAAACCTTTTAACATGGGTGTTTTACAGGTTTAG
- a CDS encoding NADPH-dependent FMN reductase: MKNILVFAGSNSKTSINKQLATFVGASIEAVGLTVLDLNNFNLPLYGIDLENEKGIPKDAEIFLDHIIKTDGIILSLAEHNGAYATVFKNLIDWLSRIDGKFWNNKPMLLMATSPGGRGGQSVLEIAKDRFPRHNANVVATFSLPSFNDNFSEEGIKDQALNKALNQEIEIFKDHI; encoded by the coding sequence ATGAAAAACATTTTAGTATTCGCAGGTAGTAATAGTAAAACCTCAATAAATAAACAATTAGCTACTTTTGTAGGCGCTTCAATTGAAGCTGTTGGTTTAACTGTTTTAGATCTTAATAATTTCAATTTACCACTTTATGGTATTGACTTAGAAAACGAGAAAGGTATCCCAAAAGATGCAGAAATTTTTTTGGATCATATTATAAAAACAGATGGAATAATTTTATCTCTAGCAGAGCATAATGGAGCTTATGCAACAGTTTTTAAAAACCTTATAGATTGGTTATCTCGCATTGATGGTAAGTTTTGGAATAATAAACCAATGCTTTTAATGGCAACTTCTCCAGGAGGAAGAGGAGGACAGTCAGTTTTAGAAATTGCAAAAGATAGATTTCCAAGGCATAATGCTAATGTAGTAGCTACTTTCTCTTTACCTTCATTTAACGATAATTTTTCAGAAGAAGGTATTAAAGACCAGGCTTTAAATAAAGCATTAAATCAAGAGATTGAAATCTTTAAAGACCATATATAA
- a CDS encoding MarR family winged helix-turn-helix transcriptional regulator produces the protein MGDISKEIESTFPSNDLKAYINILYTASWVNGKQLEFFKPYNISPQQYNILRILRGAKEPISVQTVKNRMVQRSPNVTRLMDKLCAKELIDRIPSKHDRRVVNIIIIKNGLKLLAKIDDKWDPKLLKNLSEEEAGQLSDLLDKIR, from the coding sequence ATGGGAGATATTTCAAAAGAAATAGAATCTACTTTTCCATCTAACGATTTAAAAGCATACATAAATATATTATATACTGCAAGTTGGGTTAATGGTAAGCAATTAGAGTTTTTTAAACCATATAATATTTCACCACAGCAGTATAATATTTTAAGAATTCTAAGAGGAGCAAAAGAACCTATTAGTGTTCAAACTGTTAAAAATAGGATGGTACAACGTTCTCCTAACGTTACTAGACTAATGGATAAGTTGTGTGCAAAAGAGTTAATAGATAGAATACCTAGCAAACACGATAGGAGAGTAGTAAATATTATTATTATAAAAAATGGTTTAAAATTATTAGCTAAAATTGATGATAAGTGGGATCCAAAATTACTTAAAAACCTAAGTGAAGAAGAAGCAGGACAGTTAAGCGATTTATTAGATAAAATTAGATAA
- a CDS encoding CAL67264 family membrane protein translates to MAMNKNTVLAWATTIMIIVGLALIALGAFRYDDVAGWGFASVGIGFFAIAWVFNALKGRV, encoded by the coding sequence ATGGCAATGAATAAAAATACTGTGTTAGCTTGGGCTACCACAATTATGATAATAGTAGGTTTAGCATTAATCGCTTTAGGCGCTTTTAGATACGATGATGTCGCTGGTTGGGGATTTGCCTCTGTTGGTATTGGTTTTTTTGCTATTGCTTGGGTGTTTAACGCCTTAAAAGGAAGAGTTTAA
- the ettA gene encoding energy-dependent translational throttle protein EttA gives MADDKKIIFSMAGVTKTFKSANTPVLKNIYLSFYYGAKIGILGLNGSGKSTLLKIIAGIDKNFQGDLTSDTEFTTGYLEQEPQLDPEKTVLEVVKEGAAATVAILDEYHKINDMFGLEEVYSDADKMDKLMARQAVLQDEIDAADAWELDTKLEIAMDALRTPEGDKKIGVLSGGEKRRVALCRLLLQEPDVLLLDEPTNHLDAESVHWLEMHLAQYKGTVIAVTHDRYFLDNIAGWILELDRGVGIPWEGNYSSWLDQKSTRMAQESKTASKRQKTLERELEWVRQGAKGRQTKQKARLKNYDKLMSQDQKQLDEKLEIYIPNGPRLGTNVIEASGVSKAFGDKLLYEDLNFNLPQAGIVGVVGPNGAGKTTIFRMIMGEEKPDKGEFKVGETAKIAYVDQAHSNIDLEKTIWQNFSDEQELIMMGGKEVNSRAYLSRFNFSGSEQNKKVSMLSGGERNRLHLAMTLKEEGNVLLLDEPTNDLDVNTLRALEEGLENFAGCAVVISHDRWFLDRICTHILAFEGNSEVYFFEGGYSEYEENKKKRLGGDLMPKRIKYKKLVR, from the coding sequence ATGGCTGACGATAAAAAAATTATATTTTCAATGGCTGGCGTAACAAAAACGTTCAAGTCGGCAAACACACCAGTACTAAAGAACATCTATTTAAGTTTCTATTATGGAGCAAAAATTGGAATTTTAGGTCTTAACGGTTCTGGTAAATCTACCTTGTTAAAAATTATTGCAGGAATAGATAAAAATTTCCAAGGAGATTTAACTTCAGATACAGAATTTACTACAGGTTACTTAGAACAAGAACCTCAATTAGATCCAGAAAAAACTGTTTTAGAAGTGGTTAAAGAAGGTGCTGCTGCTACAGTTGCTATTCTTGACGAATATCATAAAATTAACGACATGTTTGGCTTAGAAGAAGTGTATTCTGATGCAGACAAGATGGATAAACTAATGGCACGTCAAGCTGTTTTACAAGATGAAATTGATGCAGCTGATGCTTGGGAATTAGATACTAAATTAGAAATTGCAATGGATGCGTTACGTACTCCAGAAGGCGATAAGAAAATTGGTGTACTTTCAGGTGGAGAAAAACGTCGTGTTGCTTTATGCCGTTTATTATTACAAGAACCAGATGTATTATTATTAGATGAGCCAACCAATCACTTAGATGCAGAATCTGTACATTGGTTAGAGATGCACTTAGCACAATACAAAGGAACTGTAATTGCAGTAACGCATGATAGGTATTTCTTAGATAATATTGCAGGTTGGATTTTAGAATTAGATAGAGGTGTAGGTATTCCATGGGAAGGAAATTACTCATCGTGGTTAGACCAAAAATCTACACGTATGGCTCAAGAATCTAAAACAGCATCTAAACGTCAAAAAACATTAGAACGCGAGTTAGAATGGGTTAGACAAGGTGCAAAAGGAAGACAAACAAAGCAAAAAGCACGTTTAAAGAATTACGATAAATTAATGAGTCAAGATCAAAAACAACTTGACGAGAAACTTGAAATATACATTCCAAACGGACCACGTTTAGGAACTAATGTAATTGAAGCTTCTGGTGTAAGTAAAGCATTTGGAGATAAATTACTTTATGAAGATTTAAATTTTAACTTGCCACAAGCAGGAATAGTAGGTGTTGTAGGACCAAATGGTGCTGGTAAAACCACTATTTTTAGAATGATAATGGGTGAGGAAAAACCAGACAAAGGTGAGTTTAAAGTTGGAGAAACTGCAAAAATCGCATACGTAGATCAAGCACACAGTAATATAGATTTAGAAAAAACCATTTGGCAAAACTTTAGCGACGAGCAAGAGTTAATAATGATGGGTGGAAAAGAAGTGAATTCAAGAGCTTATTTAAGTAGATTTAATTTCTCAGGAAGCGAGCAAAATAAAAAAGTAAGTATGTTATCTGGTGGTGAGCGTAACCGTTTACACTTAGCAATGACACTTAAAGAAGAAGGTAACGTTTTACTTTTAGATGAACCTACTAACGATTTAGATGTAAATACGTTAAGAGCCTTAGAAGAAGGTTTAGAAAACTTTGCAGGTTGTGCAGTGGTTATTTCTCACGACAGATGGTTTTTAGATAGAATTTGTACTCACATTTTGGCTTTCGAAGGAAACTCAGAAGTATACTTCTTTGAAGGTGGTTATTCTGAATACGAAGAAAATAAGAAAAAACGTCTTGGTGGAGACTTAATGCCAAAACGTATTAAGTATAAGAAACTTGTTAGATAG
- a CDS encoding MBL fold metallo-hydrolase, translating into MKHYLIIALVICISACKNDTQTNVTDTYSKISELKITPIEHATMVLEYNGKTIYVDPTGGKEAFEGFPKADYILITDIHSDHMQLNTIESLDLSSTQIIAPEAVYELFSKDLRAKTNAIINGIEVNYKTFSLETIPMYNLSEEALKYHPKGRGNGYVLTFGKERIYISGDTEDIPEMRKLKDIDKAFICMNLPYTMTIESAADAVLSFKPKQIYPYHYRGTEGYSDIKKFKSIINEKAKGIEVVQLDWYPNTSEK; encoded by the coding sequence ATGAAACACTACCTTATTATTGCTTTAGTTATCTGTATTTCAGCATGTAAAAACGATACACAAACGAACGTGACAGATACTTATTCTAAAATTTCTGAATTAAAAATCACACCTATTGAACATGCTACTATGGTTTTAGAGTATAATGGGAAAACTATTTATGTGGATCCAACTGGTGGAAAGGAAGCTTTTGAAGGGTTTCCTAAGGCTGATTACATACTGATTACAGATATACATAGTGATCACATGCAACTAAACACAATAGAGTCTCTAGATTTAAGTAGTACCCAAATTATTGCTCCAGAAGCTGTTTACGAATTATTTTCTAAAGATCTTAGAGCCAAAACAAATGCTATAATTAATGGTATAGAGGTAAATTATAAAACTTTTTCCTTAGAAACTATACCAATGTATAATTTAAGTGAAGAAGCGTTAAAATACCATCCAAAAGGCAGAGGGAATGGTTATGTTTTAACTTTTGGAAAAGAGCGTATTTACATTTCTGGTGATACTGAAGATATTCCTGAAATGCGTAAGCTTAAAGATATAGACAAGGCTTTTATTTGTATGAATTTACCTTATACTATGACTATTGAAAGTGCTGCAGATGCTGTGCTAAGTTTTAAACCTAAACAAATCTATCCTTATCATTATCGTGGTACTGAAGGCTATAGCGATATTAAAAAATTTAAGTCTATAATTAATGAAAAAGCAAAAGGTATTGAGGTTGTACAATTAGATTGGTATCCAAATACTAGTGAAAAGTAA
- a CDS encoding microtubule-binding protein, protein MADDFDLLETNSQEKTEKVDVNWGKAIDTMKSKLAQEDDPESRQKILNATLDDVVDMAEKDRTTLLDAIKDLTDYQDEVGILFERFSSLNEKEQKVIDDAQKALERAKIELEDAQNKPDTWWNNLWGRKSKIKSADQSLKEAEKVRAGADNKAKAMFQERIESADVQTLLSELSYKSQAAVTRLKNREVEIKEVEEKLKDAIVEASKNHTKALEKKKETEDKLEEQYALLKQSRQALEDVSDKQSAEYSEALSKVTTIEQKVEELEGLKNAYTTLAASKDSFVHKHNLTIKVLTSLRSNLQTHRAKLKSDTDERLKYYDGYVVALKARTDQEFAAILEHLGVKTDEHIGETLASMHTASAKARQEMMDNIPVHEKVMQGVYGSYAEALQEIRAKDSDIQKNFAERYGIDMKEMFEDYYAADANAPSGDGDAAPAPKKEESSDDDLLG, encoded by the coding sequence ATGGCTGATGATTTTGACTTATTAGAAACGAACTCTCAAGAGAAAACCGAAAAAGTAGATGTTAATTGGGGAAAAGCAATAGACACCATGAAATCTAAGCTTGCCCAAGAAGACGATCCAGAAAGTCGTCAGAAAATTCTTAACGCAACATTAGACGATGTTGTGGATATGGCAGAAAAAGACAGAACAACGCTTTTAGATGCAATTAAAGATTTAACCGACTATCAAGATGAAGTAGGTATTTTATTCGAACGTTTTTCTTCACTTAATGAAAAAGAACAAAAAGTTATAGATGATGCCCAAAAAGCATTAGAGCGTGCAAAAATAGAATTAGAAGATGCCCAAAACAAACCAGATACATGGTGGAATAATCTTTGGGGAAGAAAAAGCAAAATAAAAAGTGCAGATCAATCTCTAAAAGAAGCAGAAAAAGTACGTGCTGGAGCAGACAATAAAGCAAAAGCAATGTTTCAAGAACGTATTGAAAGTGCAGATGTGCAAACACTTTTAAGCGAATTGTCATACAAATCTCAAGCAGCAGTTACACGTTTAAAAAACCGAGAAGTAGAGATTAAAGAAGTAGAAGAGAAGCTTAAAGATGCCATTGTAGAAGCGTCTAAAAACCATACAAAAGCATTAGAGAAAAAGAAAGAAACCGAAGATAAACTAGAAGAGCAATACGCATTACTAAAGCAGTCGCGTCAAGCACTTGAAGACGTTTCAGATAAGCAATCTGCAGAATATTCTGAGGCTTTATCTAAAGTAACAACAATAGAGCAAAAAGTAGAAGAGTTAGAAGGACTCAAAAACGCTTACACAACTCTTGCAGCCTCAAAAGATAGTTTCGTGCACAAGCATAATTTAACTATTAAAGTATTAACGTCTTTACGTTCAAACTTACAAACGCATCGTGCAAAATTAAAGAGTGATACAGACGAGCGTCTTAAATATTACGATGGTTACGTTGTTGCTTTAAAAGCAAGAACAGATCAAGAATTCGCTGCCATTTTAGAGCACTTAGGTGTGAAAACCGATGAGCATATTGGAGAAACTTTAGCATCTATGCATACTGCAAGTGCAAAAGCAAGACAAGAAATGATGGATAATATTCCAGTTCACGAAAAAGTAATGCAAGGCGTTTATGGTAGTTATGCCGAAGCTTTACAAGAGATTCGTGCAAAAGATAGCGATATCCAAAAGAACTTTGCAGAGCGTTACGGAATCGATATGAAAGAAATGTTCGAAGACTATTACGCAGCAGACGCAAACGCACCTTCTGGAGATGGAGATGCTGCTCCAGCTCCTAAAAAAGAAGAGTCTAGCGACGACGATTTATTAGGTTAA
- a CDS encoding AAA family ATPase, translated as MEHNSTFPIKQNELDMLRDEASGYLKSIQWEQGARAKNKDKDAKDESILLYLSRANNGSGATDITSVSKTILALKKRLLPDSIAIPVHLNQTLFAVQEGIALGIWVKDSYYDASGLSSLNERKAALDSNGKREYESKMHTSTAFMLFSMAYNILHNLKPLASDDLSVMKHKFAGLPEVSFITPLKGIACSLFYYDKYLGHPDIIKTDKDVIDFTVVYYEALIAEIQLRKSSLEYTETIVDRTYKLENSEFAISGWDNVFSGTAKSIEFNKIQFEQIVGNRDAKHFARRLTERMLSYDFEVKKNPFQELGGFMPVFMGYGIPGTGKSMLIAAIATRLKEHADNLDIPFLFHPMPDTLISTFQGGSAEKMVEWMKPMQDPSKLIFAPIDDAENNLQERTAQGVSAGVKEVIGVFLRYTEGAYAVNYGNSSIGLFTNLPEMLDKAVISRVQGRFKIDGARTEHDFLDQDHLWWRKLDKTMPDFVNMTSPKDYEYLKDQGLAKNMGDILNSVEKPSEARVLEAYDKAEKLHNTNDHLFYAGLYKEIQKIFPFFSSRDVRNIQSAISLRLTDFDLEQDWFDKPEIYFKQNYETKFNMLQELMKGNMKGLNFSDIRRQEVVRYLDNVATIADTDFKRKVDARVNQMNIDLKARESFGK; from the coding sequence ATGGAGCACAATTCAACTTTCCCAATAAAACAAAACGAACTAGACATGCTTCGCGACGAAGCAAGTGGTTACTTAAAAAGTATACAATGGGAACAAGGCGCAAGAGCCAAAAACAAAGATAAAGACGCAAAAGACGAATCTATTTTACTGTATTTATCTCGTGCAAATAATGGAAGTGGAGCAACAGACATTACTTCGGTTTCTAAAACAATATTAGCTCTTAAAAAGCGACTGTTGCCAGATTCTATTGCTATTCCTGTACACTTAAATCAAACACTTTTTGCAGTGCAAGAAGGCATTGCATTAGGTATTTGGGTAAAAGATAGTTATTACGACGCATCAGGATTATCAAGCTTAAACGAACGCAAAGCGGCTTTAGATTCTAATGGAAAGCGAGAATATGAAAGTAAAATGCATACGTCTACAGCATTCATGTTATTTTCGATGGCTTATAATATTCTTCATAATTTAAAACCTTTAGCATCAGACGATTTATCTGTAATGAAACATAAATTCGCTGGCTTACCAGAAGTATCTTTTATCACTCCATTAAAAGGTATTGCGTGTAGTTTATTTTATTATGATAAATATTTAGGGCATCCAGATATTATTAAAACAGATAAAGATGTTATAGACTTTACTGTAGTGTATTACGAAGCTTTAATAGCCGAAATTCAACTACGCAAAAGCAGTTTAGAATACACAGAAACTATTGTAGATAGAACTTACAAACTAGAAAATAGCGAGTTTGCTATTTCGGGTTGGGATAATGTGTTTTCTGGTACAGCAAAAAGTATAGAATTTAATAAAATTCAGTTCGAGCAAATTGTAGGAAACAGAGATGCAAAGCACTTTGCAAGACGTTTAACTGAGCGTATGCTAAGTTACGATTTCGAGGTAAAAAAGAACCCGTTTCAAGAACTTGGTGGTTTCATGCCAGTTTTTATGGGTTATGGTATTCCTGGAACTGGAAAAAGTATGCTTATTGCAGCCATTGCAACACGATTAAAAGAGCATGCAGATAATTTAGACATTCCGTTTTTATTCCATCCAATGCCAGATACTTTAATTAGTACCTTTCAAGGTGGAAGTGCCGAGAAAATGGTAGAATGGATGAAGCCAATGCAAGATCCGTCAAAATTAATTTTTGCACCAATTGATGATGCAGAGAATAACTTACAAGAACGTACAGCACAAGGCGTTTCAGCAGGTGTAAAAGAAGTTATTGGTGTTTTTCTAAGATATACAGAAGGTGCTTACGCAGTAAATTATGGAAATAGTTCTATTGGGTTATTTACCAATTTGCCAGAAATGTTGGATAAAGCAGTAATCTCTCGTGTACAAGGTCGTTTTAAAATTGATGGTGCACGTACAGAGCACGATTTCTTAGATCAAGATCATTTATGGTGGAGAAAACTGGATAAAACAATGCCAGATTTCGTTAATATGACGAGTCCAAAGGACTACGAATACCTAAAAGATCAAGGTTTAGCAAAAAACATGGGAGACATTTTAAATAGTGTTGAAAAACCAAGTGAAGCTAGAGTTTTAGAAGCTTATGATAAAGCAGAGAAATTACATAATACAAACGATCACTTGTTTTATGCAGGTTTATATAAAGAGATTCAGAAGATATTTCCATTCTTCTCTTCTAGAGATGTTAGAAACATTCAATCTGCAATTTCATTACGTTTAACAGATTTCGATTTAGAACAAGATTGGTTCGATAAGCCTGAAATTTATTTTAAACAGAATTACGAAACCAAATTTAATATGCTTCAAGAATTAATGAAGGGAAACATGAAAGGATTAAACTTTTCAGATATAAGAAGACAAGAAGTTGTACGCTACCTAGATAACGTTGCAACCATTGCAGATACAGACTTTAAACGTAAAGTAGATGCAAGAGTAAACCAAATGAATATAGATTTAAAAGCAAGAGAGAGCTTTGGAAAGTAA
- a CDS encoding NUDIX domain-containing protein codes for MKTRIKNIVDKTLHKGWATLSEITFDYKMRAGNWVSKKRESYNRGDGATILLYNKEKQAVILVKQFRISAFLNEDKTGFIIESCAGMLDNDDPETCVIREVEEETGYRLKEAKKVMEAYSSPGALTEKLYYFVGEYSEAMKVSEGGGLEIEKEDIEILEMPFKEALQKIETGEINDAKTIILLQYAQINNLV; via the coding sequence TTGAAAACAAGAATAAAAAATATAGTAGACAAAACCTTACACAAAGGTTGGGCGACTTTAAGCGAAATAACTTTCGATTATAAGATGAGAGCCGGTAATTGGGTTAGTAAAAAAAGAGAGTCGTATAATAGAGGAGATGGTGCTACAATTCTATTATATAATAAAGAAAAACAAGCTGTAATTTTGGTAAAGCAGTTTAGAATTTCGGCTTTTTTAAACGAAGATAAAACTGGATTTATAATAGAATCTTGTGCAGGAATGCTAGATAATGACGATCCTGAGACATGTGTTATTAGAGAAGTCGAAGAAGAAACAGGTTACAGATTAAAAGAAGCTAAAAAAGTTATGGAAGCTTATTCTTCGCCTGGAGCTTTAACCGAAAAACTATATTATTTTGTTGGTGAATATTCAGAAGCAATGAAAGTGAGTGAAGGTGGCGGACTTGAAATCGAAAAAGAAGATATTGAAATTTTAGAAATGCCATTTAAAGAGGCACTGCAAAAAATTGAAACTGGAGAAATTAATGATGCAAAAACCATAATATTATTGCAATACGCGCAGATTAATAATCTAGTATAA
- a CDS encoding DUF6638 family protein, whose protein sequence is MQKLKQANLYRSELIPISGKLVERYNKCLAKLGFMPTKLTSFSIDGIGWSPEIAEEKKNLHYLNNGEANPHAIIISPLQKGKPVYLPFHTFDREMMQQVFKTHEAKINNITRDSAICIDFDQNIDAFYEPLDVLKYNVVNINFHLIDNLDRVKKEQLELIHKFKQGNNFIDETIHAELLESAKKYGDLRHRDLDLHEVQFTTSSFYTKAFGGVYVLRDFIKEIVVFEDKKWHKEAIKDTTHDVLIYHISQPELMDRLRDHIIIECDLEIEVKTERYQRIKKFVFAEAITNSQHSFTVILNDKVLSKSYLNKLDIEDRKRVMSVERYLEKLEVSNEYKIADIVDLKFFEALHKPHSSLDPKHQDLIWKLLINVSAKDVLFLYWYDKEQFYKTYETWDDSLKEWVILEISNNI, encoded by the coding sequence ATGCAAAAACTAAAACAAGCAAATTTATACAGAAGCGAACTTATTCCTATAAGTGGCAAACTGGTAGAACGTTATAATAAATGTTTGGCTAAACTTGGTTTTATGCCAACCAAATTAACTTCGTTTTCTATAGATGGAATAGGTTGGAGTCCAGAAATTGCTGAAGAAAAAAAGAACTTACATTATTTAAATAATGGTGAAGCAAATCCGCATGCCATTATTATTTCACCTTTACAAAAAGGGAAACCTGTTTATTTACCGTTTCATACGTTCGATCGTGAAATGATGCAACAGGTGTTTAAAACCCACGAAGCAAAAATTAATAATATCACTCGTGATAGTGCTATTTGTATTGATTTCGATCAAAATATTGATGCATTTTACGAGCCTTTAGACGTTTTAAAATACAATGTTGTGAATATCAATTTTCATTTAATTGATAATTTAGATCGTGTTAAAAAAGAACAATTAGAACTTATTCATAAATTTAAGCAAGGCAATAATTTTATAGATGAAACTATTCATGCCGAACTACTTGAATCTGCTAAAAAATATGGAGATTTAAGACATCGTGATTTAGATTTACATGAGGTTCAGTTTACTACAAGTTCCTTTTACACAAAGGCATTTGGAGGTGTTTATGTGCTTAGAGATTTTATTAAAGAAATTGTGGTTTTCGAAGATAAAAAATGGCATAAAGAAGCCATTAAAGATACTACGCATGATGTGTTGATTTATCATATTTCGCAACCAGAATTAATGGATAGATTAAGAGATCATATTATCATTGAATGCGATCTTGAAATTGAAGTAAAAACAGAACGTTATCAACGTATTAAAAAGTTTGTTTTTGCCGAAGCCATAACGAATTCACAGCATTCATTTACAGTTATATTAAATGATAAAGTTTTATCTAAAAGCTATCTTAATAAATTAGATATTGAAGATAGAAAGCGTGTAATGAGTGTAGAACGTTACCTAGAAAAACTAGAAGTAAGTAACGAGTATAAAATAGCAGATATAGTAGATTTAAAGTTCTTTGAAGCCTTACACAAACCACATTCATCACTAGATCCAAAGCATCAAGATTTAATTTGGAAGCTATTAATTAACGTTTCTGCTAAAGATGTTTTATTTTTATACTGGTACGATAAAGAACAGTTTTATAAAACTTATGAAACTTGGGATGATTCTTTAAAAGAATGGGTAATCCTAGAAATTAGTAACAATATATAG